One genomic segment of Vagococcus intermedius includes these proteins:
- a CDS encoding heavy metal translocating P-type ATPase: MVHLTKVDTLAITGMTCANCSGRVEKELIAQKGVKHATVNLATERATVEYDTRTTDLEKLITSIETIGYGAIRYDDAHKKEIEKEKAETISKMKQDLIISTLLSLPMVIGMILMMLGFDNPIVRFLHQPWVQLLLATPVQFWIGARFYKGAYHAIKTKAPNMDVLVAMGTTSAYLLSVYNGFFNSHSHDLYFESSAVIITLILLGKYLEHQAKNKTSGAIKQLMALQAKIATVIRDGEPRIITIEEVVLEDHVLVRPGEQIPVDGEIIAGKTTIDESMLTGESLPVEKKISDNVYGGTINTNGTITIKATQIGSETALSRIIKMVEEAQGSKAPIQAIADKISAIFVPIVLVLALATLVISGVILGDWETALIHSVSVLVIACPCALGLATPTAIMVGTGLGAKNGILIKGGEALERASKIDAIVIDKTGTLTKGKPSVTDFQMISSNYSEAEALSILLSLERLSEHPLAKAIVSYASDSGLIKDKEVTHFEALVGAGIKGSVDGTDYFVGTRRLLQTKNIPLTIADFTINELEKMGKTVMYLANDTEVLGLIAVADELKESSAEAIRALTKQQITVYMLTGDNRHTANYIGMKAGLEASHILAEVLPEDKAAYVKKLQESGNFVGMVGDGINDAPALALADVGIAMGTGTDIAMETADVTLMTGDLMHLSKMTTLSHLTMVKIKQNLFWAFVYNTIGIPFAALGLLNPIVAGGAMAFSSVSVLLNSLSLNRKKL, translated from the coding sequence ATGGTGCATTTGACTAAAGTAGATACTTTAGCCATCACTGGTATGACATGTGCCAATTGTTCAGGTCGAGTTGAAAAAGAATTAATTGCTCAAAAAGGTGTCAAGCATGCAACTGTTAACTTAGCAACTGAGCGCGCGACAGTGGAGTATGATACTCGTACAACAGATTTAGAAAAATTAATAACAAGTATTGAAACGATTGGATACGGTGCTATTCGTTATGATGATGCTCATAAGAAAGAAATAGAAAAAGAAAAAGCTGAAACAATTAGTAAAATGAAGCAAGATTTAATCATCAGCACCTTATTAAGTTTACCAATGGTGATTGGGATGATTTTAATGATGTTAGGATTTGATAATCCGATTGTTCGTTTTTTACATCAGCCATGGGTACAATTACTATTAGCAACACCTGTTCAGTTTTGGATTGGTGCACGATTTTATAAAGGGGCCTATCATGCAATAAAAACAAAAGCCCCTAATATGGATGTATTGGTTGCGATGGGAACAACCTCAGCTTACTTATTAAGTGTCTATAATGGTTTTTTTAACTCTCATAGTCATGATTTATACTTTGAAAGTAGTGCTGTCATTATTACGCTCATTTTATTAGGTAAGTATTTGGAACATCAAGCTAAAAATAAAACAAGCGGAGCTATTAAACAGTTGATGGCGTTACAAGCTAAAATTGCAACAGTGATTCGTGATGGTGAACCTAGAATTATTACGATAGAAGAGGTTGTGTTAGAGGATCATGTACTAGTCAGACCAGGGGAACAAATTCCAGTAGATGGTGAAATAATCGCGGGAAAAACAACGATTGATGAAAGTATGTTAACAGGTGAAAGTCTACCTGTGGAGAAAAAAATATCAGATAATGTTTATGGCGGAACGATTAATACTAATGGGACAATTACGATTAAAGCGACTCAAATTGGTTCAGAAACAGCTTTGTCAAGAATTATTAAAATGGTAGAGGAGGCTCAAGGAAGTAAAGCCCCTATTCAAGCAATTGCTGATAAAATATCTGCTATTTTTGTGCCAATTGTTCTCGTGTTGGCTTTGGCAACGTTAGTCATTAGCGGAGTGATTTTAGGTGATTGGGAAACAGCATTAATTCATAGTGTATCTGTACTAGTAATCGCTTGTCCATGTGCATTAGGCTTAGCGACACCAACAGCGATTATGGTTGGTACAGGTCTAGGTGCTAAAAATGGGATATTAATTAAAGGTGGCGAGGCTTTAGAAAGAGCTTCTAAAATTGATGCGATTGTGATTGATAAGACAGGGACATTGACTAAAGGTAAACCTAGTGTGACGGATTTTCAGATGATAAGTTCTAATTATAGTGAGGCTGAGGCTTTAAGTATCTTATTATCTTTAGAGAGGTTATCAGAACACCCCTTAGCAAAAGCAATCGTGAGCTACGCTAGTGATAGTGGTTTGATAAAAGATAAAGAAGTCACTCATTTTGAAGCACTAGTTGGGGCGGGTATTAAAGGTAGCGTTGATGGAACAGACTATTTTGTTGGCACAAGACGTTTATTACAAACTAAAAATATCCCACTGACTATTGCTGATTTTACTATTAACGAGTTAGAAAAAATGGGAAAAACAGTTATGTATTTAGCAAACGATACTGAGGTATTAGGACTGATTGCAGTGGCGGATGAGTTAAAAGAAAGTTCAGCAGAAGCCATTAGAGCATTGACTAAACAACAGATAACAGTTTATATGTTAACAGGAGATAACCGACATACTGCCAATTATATCGGCATGAAGGCTGGACTAGAAGCAAGTCATATTCTTGCAGAAGTTTTACCGGAAGATAAGGCAGCTTATGTCAAAAAATTGCAAGAATCAGGTAATTTTGTCGGAATGGTCGGAGATGGTATTAATGATGCCCCAGCTTTAGCCTTAGCAGATGTTGGAATAGCGATGGGAACAGGGACAGATATTGCCATGGAGACAGCAGATGTGACTCTTATGACGGGTGATTTGATGCATCTTTCTAAAATGACAACTCTCTCTCATTTGACGATGGTTAAAATTAAACAAAATTTATTTTGGGCATTTGTCTATAATACAATTGGTATTCCTTTTGCAGCACTAGGTTTATTAAATCCGATTGTTGCAGGTGGAGCGATGGCGTTTAGTTCGGTTAGTGTGTTGCTTAATTCTTTGAGTTTGAATCGAAAAAAACTGTAA
- a CDS encoding helix-turn-helix domain-containing protein, which translates to MIYQVKKPLQRAYELLNLLIEADQPLSKKEISTIIMCSRPTLDRAIVETNQLIQTYSMIEVDVAGVRLSEMHHLDKEQVKALVSRETFIMQFLCDILLGKIAKIEDWAKMKYYSSSVVYRNIRQVSQYLEEKNIILDNKDGIWRLEGEKWNIRYFYFELLKDHAVISDEWFFEKFDRLAILDFVRRVNLEFEIYLPPVVEYFYCLFIAIHLSVISSVNISDDWYYDNEKPVIIDKERLNQAFAILEKRLGISLKKKDRLMLLQMLNFFPISYITDKSAKRRIRYAKEYSTEMYYLGNLAYHIFQGNEEELFRFTDYLDVFMPLQLLGTYPEIEYSEVKNKLINNQELISPMFLEKIALLEASLKDKNYAAYYFDNKEVLFKKLYVLYKVYEQKNIKQELIVTFMSQHGAIQEEYYQNKVALALNIDKVNYIPIYDIQKNQLWDQVDLVITDYVLTEISQTVSVYYVDEKCLNSDIKKIASLLRKFAIKKKHSSRKKG; encoded by the coding sequence ATGATATATCAAGTTAAAAAACCACTACAACGTGCCTACGAACTGTTAAATCTATTAATCGAGGCAGACCAACCGTTGTCGAAAAAGGAAATTTCGACAATCATTATGTGTTCTAGACCGACTTTAGATCGGGCTATTGTTGAAACTAATCAGTTGATTCAAACATACTCAATGATTGAAGTAGATGTGGCAGGAGTAAGATTATCTGAGATGCATCATCTAGATAAGGAACAGGTTAAGGCACTTGTTAGCAGAGAAACTTTTATTATGCAATTTTTATGTGATATTTTATTGGGGAAGATCGCCAAGATTGAAGATTGGGCTAAAATGAAGTATTATAGCTCATCAGTTGTTTATCGCAATATTAGACAAGTCTCTCAGTATTTGGAAGAAAAAAATATTATTTTGGACAACAAGGATGGTATTTGGCGCTTAGAAGGAGAAAAATGGAATATCAGATATTTCTATTTTGAGTTACTGAAAGATCATGCGGTTATTTCAGATGAATGGTTTTTTGAAAAGTTTGATCGTTTAGCTATTTTAGACTTTGTTAGGCGTGTCAATTTAGAGTTTGAGATATACTTACCACCTGTAGTTGAATATTTTTATTGTTTATTTATCGCGATACATTTGTCGGTTATTTCAAGTGTTAACATCAGTGACGACTGGTATTATGACAATGAAAAGCCGGTAATAATTGATAAAGAGCGATTAAATCAAGCTTTTGCCATTTTAGAAAAGCGCCTAGGTATCAGTTTAAAAAAGAAAGACAGACTAATGCTGTTGCAGATGCTTAATTTTTTCCCAATCAGCTATATTACAGATAAATCGGCTAAAAGAAGAATTAGGTACGCTAAAGAGTACAGTACAGAAATGTATTATCTTGGTAACTTGGCTTATCATATTTTTCAAGGGAACGAAGAAGAATTATTTCGTTTTACAGATTATTTGGATGTGTTTATGCCCCTTCAATTATTGGGAACATACCCAGAAATCGAATACAGTGAAGTTAAAAATAAACTGATAAATAATCAAGAACTTATTTCACCGATGTTTTTAGAAAAAATTGCATTATTAGAAGCGAGCTTAAAAGACAAAAATTATGCTGCTTATTATTTCGATAATAAAGAAGTGTTATTTAAAAAATTATATGTGTTATATAAAGTTTATGAACAAAAAAATATTAAACAGGAATTGATTGTCACCTTTATGTCTCAGCATGGGGCAATTCAAGAAGAGTATTACCAAAATAAGGTAGCATTAGCCTTGAATATAGACAAAGTTAATTATATCCCAATCTATGATATTCAAAAAAATCAATTGTGGGATCAAGTGGATTTAGTTATCACAGATTATGTCTTAACTGAGATAAGTCAAACCGTTAGTGTTTACTACGTAGATGAAAAATGTTTAAATTCAGATATAAAAAAAATAGCCTCATTACTTAGGAAGTTTGCAATCAAAAAAAAACATAGCTCACGTAAAAAAGGCTAG
- a CDS encoding CopY/TcrY family copper transport repressor: MTESKTLKISEAEWEVMRVIWAKGKTTSPEIISILSTSMDWKPATIKTLLSRLVKKQILLTELEGNKFIYQPLVSEEQTMRSATEQLFSKICAKKVGKTIAELIEEADLTQTDLALILTAVDKKEKTAVKTIACNCIPGQCDCSEHQHRD, encoded by the coding sequence ATGACAGAATCAAAAACATTGAAAATAAGCGAAGCAGAGTGGGAAGTTATGCGTGTTATATGGGCAAAAGGGAAGACAACAAGTCCAGAGATTATTAGTATCTTATCTACTAGCATGGATTGGAAGCCGGCAACTATAAAAACATTATTAAGTCGTTTAGTAAAAAAACAAATTCTTTTAACGGAACTAGAAGGAAATAAATTTATTTATCAACCTTTAGTTAGTGAAGAGCAGACGATGCGCAGCGCTACTGAACAATTATTTTCAAAGATATGTGCTAAAAAAGTCGGGAAAACGATAGCCGAACTTATCGAAGAAGCTGACTTAACCCAGACAGATTTAGCATTAATTTTGACTGCGGTAGATAAAAAAGAAAAAACAGCGGTTAAAACAATTGCTTGTAACTGTATACCAGGGCAATGCGACTGTTCAGAACATCAACATAGGGATTAA
- the copZ gene encoding copper chaperone CopZ, giving the protein MKKELLITGMSCQHCVASIEKTVGELAGVTKIKINLKKGKAKVKFDDSQQSLTAITSAIEGLGFQTEVI; this is encoded by the coding sequence ATGAAAAAAGAATTACTAATTACAGGCATGTCATGTCAACATTGCGTGGCTTCTATTGAAAAAACAGTTGGGGAACTAGCGGGTGTCACTAAGATTAAAATTAATTTAAAAAAAGGAAAAGCAAAGGTGAAATTTGATGATTCTCAACAGTCCTTAACGGCTATAACTTCAGCGATTGAGGGTCTTGGATTTCAGACTGAGGTGATTTAA